One window from the genome of Fusobacterium russii ATCC 25533 encodes:
- the nrdR gene encoding transcriptional regulator NrdR gives MKCPFCNSEDTRVIDSRTALDGSIKRRRECISCQKRFTTYERFEENQIYVVKKDKRRVKYSREKLLRGLTFATVKRNISREQLDEIITEIERKIQNSLSSEITSKELGEMVLEKLKKVDQVAYVRFASVYKEFDDIKSFIETVETIKKD, from the coding sequence ATGAAATGTCCTTTCTGTAATTCAGAAGATACAAGAGTAATAGATAGCAGAACAGCATTAGATGGCTCTATAAAAAGAAGACGAGAATGTATAAGCTGTCAGAAAAGGTTTACTACATATGAAAGATTTGAAGAAAATCAGATTTATGTTGTTAAGAAAGATAAAAGGCGAGTGAAGTATAGTAGAGAAAAATTACTTAGAGGCTTAACCTTTGCAACAGTTAAACGAAATATAAGTAGAGAGCAATTAGATGAAATAATAACTGAAATTGAAAGAAAAATTCAAAATTCCTTGTCAAGTGAAATAACTAGTAAAGAGTTAGGAGAAATGGTTTTAGAAAAATTAAAAAAAGTTGATCAGGTAGCTTATGTAAGATTTGCATCAGTCTATAAGGAGTTTGATGATATAAAATCTTTCATAGAAACAGTTGAAACTATAAAAAAGGATTAG